One Globicephala melas chromosome 4, mGloMel1.2, whole genome shotgun sequence genomic window carries:
- the LOC115865838 gene encoding LOW QUALITY PROTEIN: keratin-associated protein 21-1-like (The sequence of the model RefSeq protein was modified relative to this genomic sequence to represent the inferred CDS: deleted 2 bases in 1 codon) encodes MFCNYYGNSCDYRCGNSYDCGFSPYYGCAYGYGYGCAYGSYYGCGYGSGHFCGYGCGNSYGCGFNPYYGYGYGTRYGCRYDCGYGTRYGCGYGFCCGCGYGTLYGCGYLAFGCGYGTRCGCGYGSGYCSYWTVCYRRCYSSCC; translated from the exons ATGTTTTGCAACTACTACGGCAATTCCTGTGACTACAGGTGTGGAAACAGCTATGACTGTGGATTTAGTCCCTATTATGGCTGTGCATATGGCTATGGATATGGCTGTGCATATGGCTCCTACTATGGCTGTGGATATGGCTCTGGCC ACTTCTGTGGCTATGGCTGTGGAAACAGCTATGGCTGTGGATTTAACCCCTATTATGGCTATGGATATGGCACTAGATATGGCTGTAGATATGACTGTGGCTATGGAACCAGATATGGCTGTGGATATGGTTTCTGCTGTGGCTGTGGATATGGGACTCTCTATGGCTGTGGATAT CTCGCGTTTGGCTGTGGTTATGGAACCAGATGTGGCTGTGGATACGGCTCTGGCTACTGCAGCTACTGGACAGTTTGCTATAGGAGATGTTATTCTTCTTGCTGCTAG